The following proteins come from a genomic window of Phacochoerus africanus isolate WHEZ1 chromosome 9, ROS_Pafr_v1, whole genome shotgun sequence:
- the LOC125136700 gene encoding LOW QUALITY PROTEIN: olfactory receptor 4K17-like (The sequence of the model RefSeq protein was modified relative to this genomic sequence to represent the inferred CDS: inserted 1 base in 1 codon; deleted 2 bases in 1 codon), with protein MSTIKSSNKNKKSGSLRGISAFFFLSTGHCAEQSIQLETTEQLNQSKVSEFILLGLTSSQDIQFLLVVLVSVIYMATVWGNLVIVVTEFYIPNLKTPMHFLLGNLSFVDMILASLVSPKIIVNFVKKHKTISFAECFTQIFLLHLLGRVEMVLLVSMAYDRYVAICKPLHYTTIMYKKVCLLLIVTXWFLGLLHSGLQIPFVVNLPFCGSNVVDSIFCDLPLVAKLACIDSYIVQIVIVANSGMTSLSCFIILLISYSLILITIRSHSSAGQSKAHSTLSAHITVVVLSFGPCIFIYIWPFSNHSVDKFLAVFYTVITPILNPIIYTLRNKEMKTAMKKFWGAFVSSRHDT; from the exons ATGTCTACTATAAAAAGTAGTAACAA GAATAAAAAGTCTGGCAGTCTCCGAGGTATtagtgctttcttctttctttctacagGTCAT TGTGCAGAACAATCCATACAATTGGAGACCACGGAGCAATTAAATCAGTCGAAAGTTTCAGAATTTATTTTGCTGGGACTGACCAGTTCCCAGGATATACAATTTCTTCTCGTTGTGCTTGTCTCAGTTATCTATATGGCCACAGTTTGGGGTAACCTTGTCATTGTCGTTACAGAGTTTTACATCCCAAACCTGAAGACTCCCATGCACTTTCTCCTGGGGAACCTCTCCTTTGTGGACATGATCCTTGCTTCATTGGTCAGCCCTAAGATAATTGTGAACTTTGTAAAAAAGCACAAGACCATTTCCTTTGCTGAATGCTTCACACAGATCTTTCTCCTCCACTTATTGGGTAGAGTCGAAATGGTGCTTTTAGTTTCCATGGCTTATGACAGATACGTGGCTATTTGTAAGCCACTACATTACACGACCATCATGTACAAGAAGGTGTGCCTTTTGCTGATAGTGA TATGGTTCTTAGGTCTCCTTCACTCGGGGCTTCAGATACCTTTTGTTGTGAACTTGCCTTTCTGTGGTTCCAACGTAGTAGACAGCATTTTCTGTGATCTCCCCCTGGTTGCTAAGCTTGCCTGCATAGATTCTTATATTGTACAGATAGTCATTGTGGCCAACAGTGGAATGACCTCTCTGAGCTGTTTCATCATTTTGCTTATTTCCTACAGTCTGATTCTCATAACGATTAGGAGCCATTCTTCTGCTGGGCAGTCCAAAGCCCATTCCACTTTGAGTGCTCACATCACAGTGGTGGTTCTTTCCTTTGGCCCATGCATCTTCATCTATATCTGGCCCTTCAGCAACCACTCTGTGGATAAGTTTCTTGCAGTATTTTACACTGTTATCACCCCTATCTTGAACCCAATTATCTATACTCTGcgaaacaaagaaatgaagacagccaTGAAGAAATTCTGGGGTGCTTTTGTGAGTTCTAGACATGATACTtag